The following proteins are co-located in the Dromaius novaehollandiae isolate bDroNov1 chromosome 10, bDroNov1.hap1, whole genome shotgun sequence genome:
- the LOC112992206 gene encoding protein PML-like isoform X1 — translation MAAKAPASQQSSECETQLLEDEFQFVLCEGCQQESPNLKLLTCLHTLCLGCLSENKPIGQCPICQTAIPQASGIPDRDNLLFTSLQARLSIYKKIVARVDLFCNNCKREGEFWCFECEEFLCIKCFEAHQRYLKRDSHKAKRVTDVRAGSARDFLKGTRKASNLSCSNVTHKSQTLSIYCKKCCKPVCCVCALLEGKHVGQHCDINTEIQLRQEELSTMSRELKQRKSGFEDAYKALQDEVAHLEQVSRETREQIQQRVEQLVRLIRQEEEELLGLVETRREQGRRELAGELRRVEGVLRRMEAGERLVEKMSLYATEQEVMDMQPFIKDSLEELRRLQPTAAGGQVQATRDFAECRDRLQALAERVMGQTGSSAPQHDSLCEEASTPILNLELQSPWKQTQLHRCVPAGLPAHGHEQPRAPISDPSSSRGHVCPGRGGDASPAQPISPDLARQRNEEMEDDSGSPVSAHGDTAPIARNVQDSLVSLQEDFGAWARSNVQQADELLKASNHLLQAQQRANRHLLSMARGVRAMSCSLDTIASAMGPLLQSVLQSKQQPAPAVPSPGQPVTADTDWLSLDSNILELFLPSTSQHNESLFPTAPMASSPRRHPPSCPPNAADPPASPVYSVPPNTASAETLEGECPRSGHSTRGKRSSGSTASLRKRRK, via the exons ATGGCTGCGAAAGCCCCCGCAAGCCAGCAGAGCTCGGAGTGCGAGACCCAG CTGCTAGAAGATGAATTCCAGTTCGTGCTCTGCGAGGGCTGCCAGCAGGAATCACCCAACCTCAAGCTCCTCACCTGCCTCCACACTTTGTGCCTCGGCTGCCTCAGTGAAAACAAGCCCATTGGCCAGTGCCCCATCTGCCAGACCGCCATCCCGCAGGCCAGCGGCATCCCCGACCGGGACAACCTGCTGTTCACCAGCCTGCAGGCCAGGCTGAGCATCTACAAGAAGATCGTTGCCAGAGTTGACTTGTTTTGCAACAACTGCAAGAGAGAGGGCGAGTTCTGGTGCTTCGAGTGTGAGGAGTTCCTGTGCATAAAGTGCTTTGAGGCCCACCAGAGATATCTGAAGAGGGACAGCCACAAAGCCAAGAGGGTGACGGATGTCAGGGCAGGGTCAGCTAGGGACTTTCTTAAGGGTACCAGGAAGGCTAGTAACTTATCCTGCTCCAACGTGACTCACAAGAGCCAGACATTAAG CATCTACTGCAAAAAGTGCTGCAAGCCTGTCTGCTGTGTCTGTGCCCTGCTGGAGGGCAAGCACGTGGGCCAGCACTGTGATATCAACACCGAGATCCAGCTGAGGCAGGAGGAGCTGAGCACCATGAGCCGGGAGCTGAAGCAGAGGAAAAGTGGCTTCGAAGATGCCTACAAGGCCCTGCAGGACGAGGTGGCCCACCTGGAGCAGGTGAGCAGAGAGACCCGGGAGCAGATCCAGCAGCGCGTGGAGCAGCTGGTGCGGCTGATccggcaggaggaagaggagctgctggggctggtggAGACGCGGCGGGAGCAGGGCCGCCGGGAGCTGGCAGGGGAGCTGCGGCGTGTGGAGGGCGTGCTGCGGCGCATGGAGGCCGGCGAGCGGCTGGTGGAGAAGATGAGCCTCTATGCCACGGAGCAGGAGGTGATGGACATGCAGCCCTTCATCAAGGACTCCCTGGAGGAGCTGCGGAGGCTGCAGCCCACGGCGGCCGGGGGCCAAGTGCAGGCCACCAGGGACTTTGCCGAGTGCAGAGACAGGCTCCAGGCACTGGCGGAGCGAGTGATGGGGCAGACAG GTTCCTCTGCTCCCCAACATGACTCTCTGTGTGAAGAGGCAAGCACCCCGATACTCAACCTTGAGCTTCAGTCTCCttggaagcagacccagctgcaCAGATGTGTCCCTGCAGGGCTCCCTGCCCATGGCCACGAGCAGCCCCGGGCACCCATATCAGATCCCTCCAGCAGCAGAGGACATGTGTGTCCAGGACGAGGAGGGGATGCGTCCCCAGCCCAACCCATCTCTCCAGACCTTGCTAGGCAAAGGAACGAGGAAATGGAGGATGACTCTGGGTCACCTGTCAGTGCCCATGGGGACACTGCGCCTATTGCCAGGAATGTCCAAGACTCTCTGGTCTCCCTTCAGGAAGATTTCGGCGCCTGGGCCAGGTCAAATGTACAGCAGGCAGATGAGCTCCTGAAGGCAAGCAATCACCTCCTGCAAGCTCAGCAAAGGGCCAATAGGCACCTGCTGTCCATGGCACGTGGGGTCAGGGCCATGTCCTGCTCCCTGGATACTATTGCCTCTGCCATGGGGCCCTTGCTGCAGAGCGTGTTGCAGTCCAagcagcagcctgccccagccgtgcccagcccggggcagcccgtGACTGCGGACACAGACTGGCTATCGCTGGACTCCAATATACTGGAGTTATTCCTTCCTAGCACCTCACAGCACAATGAGTCGCTGTTCCCAACAGCTCCCATGGCCTCTTCCCCTAGGAGACAccctccttcctgccctcccaATGCTGCTGACCCCCCTGCCAGCCCAGTGTACTCTGTGCCCCCCAACACAGCTTCAGCTGAGACCTTAGAGGGTGAATGCCCCCGATCAGGGCACTCCACCAGAGGCAAACGTAGCTCTGGGTCCACCGCCAGCCTTcggaaaaggaggaagtga